From a single Paenibacillus sp. FSL R5-0345 genomic region:
- a CDS encoding glycoside hydrolase family 35 protein, protein MATFHYSGSSFYYNDQAIRLISGAIHYFRTLPEHWEDRLIKLKACGFNTVETYVAWNLHEPKKGQHNFEGMADVVRFIELAGDLGLHVIVRPAPYICAEWEFGGLPSWLLADSDMRLRCYHKPFLDHVDAYYDVLLPKLQPLLCTNGGPIIAMQIENEYGSYGNDKRYLTHLKDSMISRGIDVLLFTSDGPEDAMLQGGMVPGVLETVNFGSRPVEAFNKLREYQPEAPIMCMEYWNGWFDHWREEHHTRPAEDVAKVLDEILSLGASVNFYMFHGGTNFGFYNGANGHTFDSYEPTITSYDYDSLLSESGEPTAKYYAVREVISKYVDLGPIELPAPVAKRAYGRVEMKEQTSLTANLNRISAPIHSAYPEPMEKLGQDYGFIHYSTFLTGPRPKDEFFIQDLHDRALVFLNGELTATLDRVEPEVKLEFKVPAEGLHVSILVENLGRVNYGPFMRDCKGITEGVRYGRQFLSEWTTYTLPLTDLSGLQFEGLFRQMEPSFFRSTLVVDEPCDTFLSMEGWTKGVVFINGFNLGRYWNIGPQKTMYVPGPLLKQGDNEIVIFELHSTSDTAVTFVDQPVLG, encoded by the coding sequence ATGGCAACTTTTCATTATTCAGGATCTTCCTTTTATTATAACGATCAGGCGATACGGCTTATCTCAGGGGCCATCCATTATTTTCGGACTCTGCCGGAACATTGGGAAGACCGTCTTATCAAATTAAAAGCTTGCGGCTTCAATACGGTTGAAACCTATGTGGCATGGAATTTACACGAGCCGAAGAAAGGCCAACATAATTTTGAAGGTATGGCAGATGTAGTCCGGTTTATTGAATTGGCAGGAGATTTGGGTCTGCATGTCATCGTTCGTCCCGCACCTTATATTTGTGCAGAATGGGAATTTGGTGGACTGCCATCTTGGTTGCTAGCTGATTCGGATATGCGTCTTCGATGCTACCATAAGCCATTTCTAGATCATGTAGATGCGTATTATGATGTATTGCTCCCCAAATTACAACCACTGTTATGTACAAATGGTGGCCCGATCATTGCTATGCAGATTGAGAATGAGTACGGAAGTTACGGCAATGACAAGCGCTATTTGACTCATTTAAAAGACAGCATGATTTCCCGTGGGATAGATGTACTACTATTCACTTCCGATGGACCTGAAGACGCGATGTTACAGGGAGGTATGGTCCCAGGTGTGCTAGAGACGGTGAACTTTGGATCACGTCCAGTAGAAGCATTCAACAAGCTCCGTGAATACCAACCAGAGGCTCCAATCATGTGTATGGAATACTGGAACGGTTGGTTTGATCATTGGCGTGAGGAGCATCATACGCGTCCGGCTGAGGATGTAGCGAAGGTATTGGATGAGATACTTAGTTTAGGCGCATCCGTTAATTTCTATATGTTCCATGGCGGAACTAACTTTGGGTTCTACAACGGAGCGAATGGACATACGTTTGACAGCTATGAACCAACAATTACTAGTTATGACTATGATTCCTTACTGAGTGAATCCGGTGAGCCGACAGCTAAATATTATGCAGTTCGTGAAGTGATCTCCAAATATGTAGATCTCGGACCCATTGAGTTGCCAGCTCCTGTCGCTAAGAGAGCATATGGGAGAGTAGAGATGAAGGAGCAGACTTCACTTACCGCAAACTTGAATCGTATTTCTGCACCTATTCACTCTGCATACCCTGAACCGATGGAGAAATTGGGTCAGGATTATGGCTTTATTCATTATAGTACGTTCCTTACAGGACCTCGTCCCAAAGATGAGTTCTTCATCCAGGATTTACATGATCGTGCATTAGTCTTTCTGAATGGAGAGCTCACTGCAACCTTAGATCGTGTAGAGCCAGAGGTGAAATTAGAGTTCAAGGTTCCGGCCGAAGGGCTCCATGTTAGTATACTTGTGGAGAATTTAGGACGTGTCAACTATGGTCCTTTTATGAGAGATTGTAAAGGGATTACCGAAGGGGTACGTTATGGACGGCAGTTTCTGTCGGAATGGACGACTTATACGTTGCCATTAACGGATTTATCTGGTCTGCAGTTTGAAGGTTTATTCAGGCAAATGGAACCTAGCTTCTTCCGCAGCACCTTGGTTGTGGATGAACCTTGTGATACGTTCTTGAGCATGGAAGGATGGACTAAGGGCGTCGTGTTCATTAATGGGTTCAACCTTGGACGCTATTGGAATATCGGACCACAGAAAACAATGTATGTGCCAGGTCCTCTATTGAAACAAGGCGACAATGAGATTGTCATCTTTGAATTGCACAGCACTTCAGATACCGCTGTTACCTTCGTAGATCAACCGGTATTAGGATAA
- a CDS encoding response regulator gives MIQAVLVDDERLALVKLEFMLKEMEAVQIVASYTDPVQAIQETPALEPDVIFIDIEMPEVSGLQAAAILQEVCPNANIVFVTAYNQYAVEAFELNAIDYILKPVRHDRLFKTVQRLEDRLRFAPKSTEVAHELTIRCFQSLRFERGGQPLNNLRWRTSKAQELFAFLLHNRNRFVSKDTLIDLLWPDFNLKKASTHLYTTIYQVRQCLKQSEVDLHISNVSGGEGYTLETGPLLIDAAQWEHNILALESIGEDNCAEHQSLFELYSGDYFGDYDYLWAEGEQQRLRTIWLHHAMGMAQFYIDNNRVPEAVTVYQKVVQLQPYFEQGHLGLMKVYDSIGERSAVEEQYKILKDLLISELSIGLPASVEEWYEQWELHNLRVQ, from the coding sequence ATGATTCAAGCAGTGTTGGTGGACGATGAACGGCTTGCCCTCGTAAAGTTAGAATTCATGTTAAAAGAAATGGAAGCTGTTCAAATCGTCGCATCCTATACAGATCCTGTCCAAGCCATACAAGAAACTCCAGCATTGGAGCCTGACGTTATTTTTATTGATATTGAAATGCCTGAAGTGAGCGGACTTCAAGCTGCCGCAATTCTGCAAGAGGTCTGTCCAAACGCTAATATCGTTTTCGTGACCGCGTATAACCAATATGCAGTGGAAGCCTTTGAGTTAAATGCGATTGATTATATTTTGAAGCCCGTGCGACATGACCGTTTATTCAAAACAGTACAACGCTTGGAGGACAGATTGAGGTTTGCACCAAAAAGCACAGAGGTAGCACATGAACTAACGATTCGTTGTTTTCAATCGCTGCGTTTTGAACGAGGAGGACAACCTTTAAACAATCTCCGTTGGAGAACTTCTAAGGCACAAGAATTGTTTGCTTTCTTGCTTCATAATCGCAATCGATTTGTCAGTAAAGATACCCTGATTGACCTACTATGGCCAGATTTCAACCTTAAAAAGGCTTCTACCCATCTCTACACAACCATTTATCAAGTACGACAATGTTTAAAGCAGAGTGAGGTAGATCTGCATATCAGCAACGTCAGTGGCGGGGAAGGGTATACGCTTGAGACCGGGCCGCTTCTAATCGATGCAGCCCAGTGGGAGCACAACATTCTTGCACTCGAATCCATCGGAGAGGACAATTGTGCAGAACATCAAAGCTTATTTGAGCTTTATTCAGGGGATTATTTTGGAGATTACGATTATTTGTGGGCGGAGGGTGAACAACAACGTCTGCGCACCATTTGGCTACACCATGCTATGGGAATGGCCCAGTTCTATATCGACAACAACAGAGTTCCCGAAGCTGTCACTGTGTATCAAAAGGTAGTACAGCTTCAGCCCTATTTTGAACAAGGACATTTAGGATTAATGAAGGTCTACGATAGTATCGGGGAACGTTCCGCTGTGGAAGAACAATACAAAATTCTCAAAGATCTATTAATAAGTGAACTCAGTATCGGACTCCCAGCCAGTGTTGAAGAGTGGTACGAACAATGGGAGCTCCATAACCTCAGAGTTCAATAA
- a CDS encoding hybrid sensor histidine kinase/response regulator, whose translation MTKRKLFLIIVLFLTILTGFRFLWVWASPHAIQPQLVKGVLDLRNKVLNQDKLLTLKGQWEFYPNTLLPTFNKETLNKAPPKKYIQVPDQWNDAIHNSEKSAFGYGSYRLRILVDKNEKKSYGILISGVRTSSEIYINGELLGNSGSPSANKEDYVARVLPYSVSFTTDKTEIEIVIHVANYSLSHTGGIFKPILFGNEKTLAHQRIVSIGLQLLLCVVLLLHAVYAAILYTIGPRQKMLIYFFLLVISAITTVLIDDDKLLLHMLPLNYQWSLKLLIISNIMAFLFILLTSKHLMFQNLKIKSVRILTSLSLVHILFIMLGPVVRYYELFTPIFIINIIVLSLEVVVLFLKSALKNNDGSIFLLLSILAIINSTHWGLFKNFDLVDVTYYPFDLIIAFLCFATFGFKRYLWNAKQTENLAKSLQRTVTQKDDFLANTSHELKNPLHSIINIAETVLDSERESLMLENASNLELLITVGRRMSLLINDLLDQSQLRESNIQLQLRNVPIQSVAVGVLDMLKFLTEGKHITLISEIPDSFPSIVADEKRLIQILFNLLQNAVKYTSVGSVRVHADIHKGVARIHITDTGIGMNEETQLRAFQPYEQGDSSLTAISGGIGLGLSICKQLVELHGGKISVKSSLGKGSTFTFTMPLSDSNIQKFNLEFSTVTEYTDKLSHIRLSEFNTTSATSTDGRRPKILAVDDDPVNLKILTSVLSIKDYEMVTVTSGIDALIKLDTDQWDLIITDVMMPQMSGYELTQRIRERFTIAELPILLLTARSQPEDIYTGFVSGANDYVMKPMNAMELRGRVRSLTDLKQSVNERLRLEAAYLQAQIQPHFLFNTLNSISALASFDTQRMGHLIDAFSSYLRLSFNFLNAEPMIPIEHELELVRAYLYIEKERFEDRMTINWELTENLHFQLPPLTIQPLVENAVRHGILSRSKGGTLSISIKELADDIEITIADNGKGMTSEQLQQLLSSQSNVTRGIGFLNTHKRLLRVYATGLQIKSKEGQGTSVSFIIPFEKRNMIRKNSYSQTDLNEPK comes from the coding sequence ATGACTAAAAGAAAACTCTTTCTAATTATCGTGCTATTTCTTACTATACTTACTGGATTTCGCTTCCTATGGGTTTGGGCATCGCCTCATGCCATACAACCACAATTAGTCAAAGGAGTTCTCGATTTACGGAATAAAGTCTTAAATCAAGACAAGCTCCTTACCTTAAAAGGCCAATGGGAGTTCTATCCTAATACGCTGCTTCCCACTTTCAATAAAGAAACTCTAAACAAAGCTCCCCCTAAAAAATATATACAAGTCCCGGATCAGTGGAACGATGCCATTCATAATAGCGAAAAGTCTGCTTTTGGCTACGGCTCCTATCGGTTACGGATTCTTGTAGATAAAAACGAAAAGAAGTCTTATGGCATACTCATATCCGGGGTTCGGACTTCTTCGGAAATATATATCAATGGTGAACTACTAGGAAATTCAGGTTCTCCATCTGCCAATAAAGAAGACTATGTTGCTCGTGTATTACCTTACTCCGTATCTTTTACAACGGATAAGACTGAAATTGAAATTGTGATTCATGTAGCCAACTACTCTTTATCTCATACAGGCGGTATTTTTAAACCCATTTTATTTGGTAACGAAAAAACCTTAGCACATCAGCGGATCGTTTCCATAGGCCTTCAACTGTTATTATGTGTAGTACTTCTACTTCATGCAGTCTATGCAGCAATATTATATACCATTGGTCCGCGGCAAAAGATGTTGATCTATTTTTTTCTGTTGGTAATTTCCGCTATAACTACAGTACTCATTGATGATGACAAGCTTTTGCTGCATATGCTTCCCTTAAACTACCAATGGAGCTTAAAACTATTAATTATATCTAATATTATGGCTTTTTTATTCATCTTACTGACAAGCAAGCATCTAATGTTCCAGAATTTAAAAATCAAAAGTGTTCGGATCCTGACCAGCTTATCCTTGGTACATATCCTTTTCATAATGCTCGGTCCCGTTGTCCGCTATTACGAATTATTTACACCTATTTTTATCATCAATATAATCGTTCTATCATTAGAAGTTGTAGTTCTCTTTCTGAAATCTGCGCTTAAAAACAACGATGGCTCTATCTTTCTATTGCTATCTATCCTAGCCATAATTAACAGCACTCATTGGGGATTGTTTAAAAATTTCGATCTGGTTGACGTTACCTATTATCCTTTTGACCTGATTATTGCCTTTTTATGCTTTGCGACTTTTGGGTTTAAGCGCTATTTGTGGAATGCTAAGCAGACTGAAAACCTGGCAAAAAGCCTGCAAAGAACCGTTACGCAAAAGGATGATTTCCTAGCTAATACCTCTCACGAGCTGAAAAACCCCCTACATAGCATCATTAATATTGCTGAGACCGTCTTAGACAGTGAAAGAGAATCCTTAATGCTTGAGAACGCAAGTAATCTAGAACTGCTAATTACCGTCGGAAGACGTATGTCTTTACTGATAAACGATCTTCTAGATCAATCACAGCTTCGTGAAAGCAACATTCAATTACAGTTAAGAAATGTTCCCATTCAATCCGTAGCTGTTGGCGTACTCGATATGCTCAAGTTCCTAACGGAAGGTAAGCACATTACACTAATCTCGGAGATTCCCGACTCGTTTCCTTCTATTGTGGCAGATGAGAAAAGACTCATTCAGATTTTGTTCAATCTGCTTCAAAATGCTGTGAAATATACGAGTGTAGGCTCAGTTAGGGTCCATGCGGATATTCATAAAGGTGTGGCGCGCATCCATATTACGGATACTGGCATTGGAATGAACGAGGAAACACAGCTTAGAGCCTTCCAACCCTATGAACAGGGTGATTCAAGCCTGACAGCAATAAGTGGTGGAATTGGATTGGGCTTAAGTATTTGTAAACAGTTAGTTGAACTTCACGGTGGAAAGATTAGCGTAAAATCTTCACTTGGCAAAGGCTCTACTTTTACTTTTACTATGCCTCTATCCGATTCAAACATTCAAAAATTCAATTTAGAATTCTCAACAGTGACTGAATACACGGACAAACTATCTCATATTAGGCTATCCGAATTTAACACTACATCTGCTACTTCAACGGATGGAAGAAGACCTAAGATTTTGGCTGTCGACGATGACCCGGTTAATCTGAAAATCCTTACTAGCGTACTATCCATCAAAGACTATGAAATGGTTACGGTAACCAGTGGAATTGATGCTTTAATAAAACTGGATACTGATCAATGGGATTTAATCATTACAGATGTAATGATGCCCCAGATGTCCGGCTATGAATTAACACAGAGAATTCGTGAACGTTTTACTATAGCTGAGCTTCCTATTCTACTTCTGACCGCACGTAGCCAGCCGGAAGATATCTACACCGGATTTGTTTCGGGCGCGAACGACTATGTAATGAAACCCATGAACGCTATGGAGCTAAGAGGACGGGTACGTTCCTTAACAGACTTAAAACAGTCCGTAAATGAACGGCTTCGTCTGGAAGCAGCGTATCTTCAAGCGCAAATACAACCACATTTCTTATTCAACACATTAAATTCTATATCTGCTTTGGCATCTTTTGATACACAACGTATGGGTCACCTTATTGATGCCTTTAGCTCTTATTTACGCTTAAGCTTTAACTTCTTGAACGCTGAGCCGATGATACCGATTGAACACGAGCTTGAGCTTGTCCGTGCCTATCTGTACATAGAGAAAGAGCGTTTTGAGGACAGGATGACCATCAACTGGGAGTTAACAGAAAATCTACATTTTCAGTTACCTCCCTTGACCATTCAGCCACTCGTTGAAAATGCCGTTAGGCATGGTATATTAAGCCGCTCCAAAGGAGGTACGCTTTCAATATCCATCAAAGAACTAGCTGATGACATCGAGATTACAATCGCTGATAATGGTAAAGGTATGACTTCCGAGCAACTTCAGCAACTGCTGAGCAGTCAGTCTAATGTAACAAGAGGGATTGGATTTCTTAATACACATAAGCGGTTGTTACGTGTCTACGCGACGGGTTTGCAAATTAAAAGCAAGGAAGGGCAAGGAACTTCAGTAAGTTTCATAATCCCTTTTGAAAAAAGAAATATGATTCGCAAAAATTCCTATTCACAGACAGACTTGAATGAACCGAAATAG
- a CDS encoding RNA polymerase sigma factor, producing the protein MKEGRKLEEAEWISAVLNGEHQAFGHLVTRYQGMVYRVCVKITGEAESAKDMAQEVFIKAYKALPSFRGQSTFSTWLYRIAYRTCLDWKRANDREWRHRSAADYTENDWVTSQTPEQEVLEQEQSAELGENVNSLAEPYRSVVQLYYFQRNSYQEIAEQKGVSVKTIESQLYRARQMMRRQREELR; encoded by the coding sequence GTGAAGGAGGGGAGAAAGCTGGAAGAGGCGGAATGGATTTCTGCTGTGCTGAACGGTGAGCATCAGGCCTTTGGGCATTTGGTGACACGTTATCAAGGCATGGTATACAGAGTGTGCGTCAAGATTACTGGAGAAGCTGAATCGGCCAAAGATATGGCCCAAGAGGTTTTTATAAAAGCATACAAAGCGCTCCCCTCCTTCAGAGGACAGTCTACCTTCTCGACATGGCTTTATCGGATAGCTTATCGAACCTGTCTGGACTGGAAACGGGCCAATGATAGGGAGTGGAGGCATCGGAGTGCAGCTGATTACACTGAGAATGATTGGGTAACGTCTCAAACACCAGAGCAAGAGGTGCTAGAGCAGGAACAATCAGCTGAGCTGGGTGAGAATGTGAACAGCCTTGCGGAACCGTACCGGTCGGTCGTACAGCTGTACTATTTTCAGCGAAATTCTTATCAAGAGATAGCGGAGCAAAAAGGTGTTTCCGTTAAGACTATCGAATCGCAGCTTTATCGTGCCAGACAGATGATGCGTAGACAAAGGGAGGAATTGCGATGA
- a CDS encoding anti-sigma factor family protein, which yields MNCAIVKEWMPHYIDGLLSPDMELSIRLHIQSCPDCAQWLEEAKEMSALWSEMETDSEYQHEQMDFPDLAAGVMAHIEQLETGRRERAVKATSVRRRYAPRTSWMHYAVAACLSFLLLQFGVFENLAYGITEINGHVSNSVTQWFGGFRK from the coding sequence ATGAATTGTGCAATAGTGAAGGAATGGATGCCACATTACATTGACGGCCTACTGTCTCCAGATATGGAGCTGAGTATCCGGTTGCACATACAATCCTGTCCTGATTGCGCGCAGTGGCTGGAGGAAGCTAAGGAAATGTCCGCTCTTTGGTCAGAAATGGAAACGGACAGTGAATATCAGCATGAACAGATGGACTTTCCAGATCTCGCAGCAGGTGTTATGGCCCATATCGAGCAGCTCGAAACAGGACGCAGAGAGCGAGCGGTTAAAGCGACAAGCGTAAGACGTCGTTATGCTCCTAGAACATCTTGGATGCATTATGCGGTGGCTGCCTGCTTGAGCTTCTTATTGTTACAGTTTGGCGTTTTTGAGAATTTGGCTTATGGGATTACTGAAATTAATGGTCATGTGTCGAATTCGGTGACCCAATGGTTCGGTGGCTTTAGAAAATAG
- a CDS encoding DUF4097 family beta strand repeat-containing protein, with protein MGRWKIGSFTAAIGCIALGVIIVMAQYNMISYEVLGYLWPALLILFGLEMLLRLFIKSDAKSRVSGWAILLIILLVGASSAQSVMAGGSLSSLIGNTHLTPLSGNVEVKDNITTLKIVLPSGKVKVEGIDGSSLDYEGSLLLPGKSQSEAESALEKKWKLKTEGDTLIMELDTDHNWFSNIQFGFNTKSPYLNVSVPSSLAVEVDTSDGSIEAWDLKSGLVVDTSNGVINIHDVAGGVEAHTSNGSLTVQNIQGGAQLKSSNGAIILDNIDGALTAKSSNGKITINSAVTGKWKCSSSNGKITVGLPTVSDAKITADTSNGSLKGNVPWDLDGDSFGTAILGKGTYTVDLSTSNGSVTVDTAE; from the coding sequence ATGGGGAGATGGAAAATCGGGAGTTTTACTGCAGCTATAGGCTGCATTGCACTTGGTGTCATTATTGTGATGGCTCAGTATAATATGATCAGCTATGAAGTACTTGGTTATTTATGGCCAGCACTCTTGATCCTGTTCGGACTCGAGATGTTGCTAAGATTGTTTATCAAATCCGATGCCAAAAGTCGTGTGAGCGGTTGGGCAATCCTATTGATCATCCTGTTGGTTGGAGCAAGCAGTGCACAGAGCGTAATGGCCGGCGGCTCACTTAGCAGTTTAATCGGGAATACACATTTAACTCCACTAAGCGGCAATGTCGAAGTGAAAGACAATATTACGACGCTGAAAATCGTACTTCCAAGTGGAAAAGTAAAGGTCGAGGGAATAGATGGAAGCTCATTGGATTATGAGGGAAGCTTACTCCTACCTGGAAAATCACAAAGTGAAGCCGAAAGTGCGTTGGAAAAGAAATGGAAATTAAAAACTGAGGGAGATACACTGATTATGGAGCTCGATACAGATCATAATTGGTTCTCTAATATTCAGTTTGGATTTAATACTAAAAGTCCTTATTTAAATGTAAGTGTACCTAGCAGCCTTGCCGTTGAGGTAGATACTAGTGACGGGTCAATAGAAGCCTGGGATTTAAAGTCTGGCTTAGTGGTTGACACTAGTAATGGGGTTATAAATATTCATGATGTTGCTGGCGGAGTTGAGGCACACACCAGCAATGGATCACTGACTGTTCAGAACATCCAAGGTGGAGCGCAGCTCAAAAGCTCTAATGGTGCGATTATATTGGATAATATAGATGGAGCGTTGACCGCAAAGAGCAGCAACGGCAAGATCACTATTAATTCAGCAGTGACTGGAAAATGGAAATGTTCGTCTAGTAACGGAAAGATTACGGTGGGATTGCCAACTGTGTCCGATGCGAAGATTACAGCGGATACTAGCAATGGCTCACTGAAGGGGAATGTCCCTTGGGATCTAGACGGGGACAGCTTTGGCACTGCCATTCTTGGTAAAGGAACTTATACTGTGGACCTAAGTACGAGTAATGGAAGTGTAACCGTGGATACAGCTGAATAA
- a CDS encoding aldo/keto reductase translates to MQYAKLGKSGMKVSRLCLGTMNFGPQTDEQEAFRIMDAALDAGVNFFDTANIYGWGENSGLTETIIGRWFKQGGGRREKVVLATKVYGAMSDKLDGPNDEGGLSSYIIRRHLEGSLQRLQTDHIELYQMHHVDRSVSWDELWGAFELAVNQGKIGYVGSSNFAGWDIAVAQQEAKARGFLGLISEQHKYSLTCRLPELEVLPSSLHHGLGVIPWSPLDGGLLGRNALKKIEGSRSGGNAERVEQYKDQLEAFASLCMELGEPQDNVALAWLLANPAVTAPIIGPRTLEQFESALRSLEIVLDESVLKRLDEIFPGPGGEAPKAYAW, encoded by the coding sequence GTGCAATATGCTAAGCTTGGTAAATCCGGTATGAAGGTCAGTCGGCTATGTCTCGGAACAATGAACTTCGGCCCACAAACAGATGAACAAGAAGCCTTCCGTATTATGGACGCTGCACTCGACGCAGGTGTTAATTTTTTTGATACCGCTAACATTTATGGTTGGGGTGAGAATTCCGGTTTAACAGAAACGATTATTGGTCGTTGGTTTAAGCAAGGTGGTGGGCGACGTGAAAAGGTCGTGTTAGCTACCAAGGTATACGGTGCAATGAGCGATAAGCTCGATGGCCCTAATGATGAGGGTGGACTATCATCTTATATTATACGCCGCCATCTAGAGGGGTCTCTGCAGCGTCTCCAGACCGATCATATTGAATTATACCAGATGCATCATGTTGACCGTAGTGTCTCTTGGGACGAGCTGTGGGGGGCTTTCGAGCTTGCTGTAAACCAAGGAAAGATTGGTTATGTCGGCTCCAGTAACTTTGCGGGATGGGATATCGCTGTGGCCCAACAAGAAGCGAAGGCACGTGGCTTTTTAGGTTTGATTTCTGAGCAGCATAAATACAGCCTCACCTGTCGCCTTCCTGAACTTGAAGTATTACCCTCCTCTCTCCATCATGGATTAGGCGTTATTCCTTGGAGCCCACTGGATGGAGGTCTTCTTGGACGCAATGCACTTAAGAAAATAGAAGGCAGCCGCAGTGGAGGAAATGCTGAGCGCGTAGAGCAATACAAAGATCAGCTTGAGGCTTTTGCAAGCTTATGTATGGAGCTTGGGGAACCACAAGATAATGTAGCACTAGCATGGTTATTAGCCAATCCTGCTGTAACCGCACCAATTATTGGACCACGCACACTAGAGCAATTCGAGAGTGCACTGCGCAGTCTTGAGATTGTGCTAGATGAATCTGTCCTTAAACGTTTAGATGAGATCTTCCCAGGACCGGGCGGAGAAGCTCCTAAAGCTTACGCTTGGTAG
- the leuB gene encoding 3-isopropylmalate dehydrogenase — protein MSEVKKIAVIAGDGIGPEVVAEAEKVLKATEEVFGYAFETEHALFGGIAIDERGTPLPEDTLEICRSADAVLLGAVGGPKWDNNSKELRPETGLLGIRKALGLFSNLRPAVVFDCLKDASTLKPEVLEGTDLMVVRELTGGIYFGDKLRRQGEHGEEAVDTCVYNVMEVERIVRQAFEIAGKRRNKLASVDKANVLETSRLWREVVNKIAPEYPEVEVEHVLVDNCAMQLLRRPASFDVIVTENMFGDILSDEAAMLTGSIGMLASASMGDGNYGLYEPVHGSAPDIAGQGLANPIATILSLALMYRLTFGYEDAAAAIEAAVAEVLDAGHRTSDIAVDKSKAISTSEMGDLIVAAIRKA, from the coding sequence ATGAGTGAGGTTAAAAAAATCGCCGTAATCGCAGGGGACGGTATTGGACCTGAAGTAGTAGCTGAAGCAGAAAAAGTATTGAAAGCAACGGAAGAAGTATTTGGTTATGCTTTTGAAACGGAGCACGCTCTTTTTGGAGGCATTGCAATAGACGAAAGAGGCACACCGCTGCCGGAAGATACACTGGAAATCTGTCGCAGTGCTGACGCCGTATTACTGGGAGCTGTAGGCGGACCGAAGTGGGATAACAATTCTAAGGAGCTTCGTCCTGAAACCGGATTGCTTGGCATTCGCAAAGCGCTTGGATTGTTCTCAAACTTACGTCCAGCAGTCGTATTTGATTGCCTAAAGGACGCTTCGACATTGAAGCCAGAAGTGCTGGAAGGTACCGATCTTATGGTCGTTCGTGAGCTGACTGGTGGGATTTATTTCGGAGATAAACTGCGTCGTCAAGGTGAACATGGTGAAGAAGCAGTGGATACCTGTGTATATAACGTAATGGAAGTGGAACGAATTGTGCGTCAGGCTTTTGAGATTGCTGGCAAGCGTCGCAATAAGCTGGCAAGTGTTGATAAAGCGAATGTACTTGAAACTTCACGGTTATGGCGTGAGGTCGTAAATAAGATTGCTCCAGAATATCCTGAGGTAGAGGTTGAGCATGTACTCGTTGATAACTGTGCAATGCAGCTGCTGCGTCGTCCAGCTAGCTTTGATGTAATCGTTACCGAGAACATGTTTGGTGACATTCTGAGCGACGAGGCTGCGATGTTGACAGGCTCTATCGGTATGCTTGCTTCCGCTTCGATGGGCGATGGTAACTACGGTCTCTACGAGCCCGTTCACGGCTCCGCACCTGATATTGCCGGACAAGGACTTGCGAACCCGATTGCAACAATCTTGTCCTTAGCACTAATGTACCGTTTAACCTTTGGTTATGAGGATGCGGCTGCTGCGATAGAGGCTGCAGTAGCTGAAGTATTGGATGCAGGACACCGTACAAGTGATATCGCCGTAGATAAGAGCAAAGCGATCAGTACATCTGAAATGGGCGACCTGATTGTTGCAGCTATCCGCAAAGCATAA
- a CDS encoding peroxiredoxin has translation MAERLVGRPAPDFTMQTVSGDGKDFGKVSLSDYRGKWLVFFFYPLDFTFVCPTEITALSEAAAQFEALDTEILGASVDSIHSHKAWINTPKDSNGLGRLNFPLAADITKQVAKDYGILIEEEGIALRGLFIIDPEGELKYQVVNHNDVGRSVEETLRVLQALQSGGLCPMNWKPGDRNL, from the coding sequence ATGGCTGAGCGTTTAGTAGGTAGACCAGCTCCAGATTTTACTATGCAAACCGTATCAGGTGATGGTAAGGATTTTGGTAAAGTAAGTCTGTCCGACTATCGTGGCAAATGGCTGGTATTCTTCTTTTATCCTCTGGACTTCACTTTTGTATGTCCGACTGAAATCACAGCTCTCAGTGAAGCAGCTGCGCAGTTCGAAGCGCTTGATACAGAAATTCTCGGCGCAAGTGTAGATTCGATCCACAGCCACAAAGCATGGATCAATACACCTAAGGATTCGAATGGTCTTGGCCGTTTGAATTTCCCGCTTGCTGCTGATATTACTAAACAAGTTGCTAAAGACTACGGCATTCTGATTGAAGAAGAAGGTATTGCATTGCGTGGATTGTTCATCATTGATCCTGAAGGTGAATTGAAATATCAGGTTGTTAATCACAATGATGTAGGTCGCAGCGTAGAAGAAACACTTCGTGTCCTGCAAGCCCTGCAATCTGGTGGCTTATGCCCTATGAACTGGAAACCAGGTGACAGAAACCTTTAA